The following proteins are encoded in a genomic region of Thioflexithrix psekupsensis:
- a CDS encoding efflux RND transporter periplasmic adaptor subunit has translation MFKLFFYFLLGVISIIFLTACQRDSNAPDTSKRAASRTATVPVILQIPLWKNERIRVETIATAYAQKTATLYPKQNGEITAIYFRTGEWVKAGQILLQLDDKNEKIALELAHVQATDAERLFKRYQRAEGTQTFAPAVVDEARTAMQLRQIQLKAAQLAVEERQIIAPFSGYIGFSSLNIGDRVSPNTAIASLDDRKKLNIRFSLPESFAIHLQLGQNITLFSWRDNAPIQAEISEIDSQIDSRTRHLLIQAQFDNEPDHYRPGMSFRIQAEFYGKTYPAVPEMAVQWGGDGAYIWVVQEAQVQQLPISIVQRLEGELLIDAALTPEMPIIIEGVQRVRKGAQIESFDPILFVENAKNMPTIPLKLQ, from the coding sequence ATGTTTAAACTATTTTTTTATTTTTTATTAGGGGTGATTTCGATTATTTTTTTAACGGCTTGTCAACGCGATTCTAATGCGCCTGATACGTCTAAACGTGCGGCTTCTCGTACGGCAACGGTGCCTGTGATTTTACAGATTCCCTTGTGGAAAAATGAGCGTATTCGTGTTGAAACCATTGCCACTGCCTATGCTCAAAAAACAGCCACATTATATCCAAAACAAAATGGAGAAATTACCGCTATTTATTTTCGTACGGGCGAATGGGTAAAAGCAGGACAAATTTTATTACAATTAGATGATAAAAATGAAAAAATTGCCTTAGAATTAGCTCATGTTCAAGCCACCGATGCCGAGCGGCTTTTTAAACGCTACCAACGCGCTGAGGGAACGCAAACTTTTGCGCCTGCCGTCGTGGATGAAGCCCGCACGGCAATGCAATTGCGTCAAATTCAATTAAAAGCCGCTCAATTAGCCGTAGAAGAACGTCAAATTATCGCACCATTTTCGGGTTATATTGGTTTTAGTTCGTTAAATATTGGCGATAGAGTCAGTCCAAATACGGCGATTGCTTCATTAGACGATAGAAAAAAATTAAATATTCGTTTTAGCCTTCCTGAATCGTTTGCTATTCATCTTCAATTAGGACAAAACATTACACTTTTTTCATGGCGAGATAACGCACCTATTCAAGCAGAAATTAGTGAAATCGATAGCCAAATTGATAGCCGCACCCGTCATTTATTAATTCAAGCGCAATTTGACAACGAACCCGATCATTATCGGCCGGGCATGAGTTTCCGCATTCAAGCCGAATTTTACGGCAAAACTTACCCCGCAGTGCCTGAAATGGCAGTGCAATGGGGAGGGGATGGCGCGTATATTTGGGTGGTGCAAGAAGCGCAGGTGCAACAACTGCCTATTTCCATTGTGCAGCGTTTGGAAGGGGAATTGTTAATTGACGCAGCTTTAACGCCAGAAATGCCGATCATTATCGAAGGTGTGCAGCGGGTGCGTAAAGGGGCGCAAATTGAATCATTCGATCCGATTTTGTTTGTTGAAAACGCTAAAAATATGCCAACGATTCCGTTAAAATTACAATAA
- a CDS encoding ABC transporter permease subunit produces the protein MHSRLTWLLLTFGYLFLYVPIIILVIYSFNESRLVTVWSGFSTQWYRALWEDQQLLAAVWMSLRIAFLTATAAVGLGTAAAMMITRFGHFPGYTPFAAMITAPLVMPEVITGISLLLLFVALEQAIGFPQGRGMLTIWIAHVTFCTAYVTVVISSRLRELDPALEEAAMDLGATPWKVFFLITLPIIAPALLSGWLLAFTLSLDDLVVASFVSGPGSTTLPMVVYSSVRLGVSPKINALASIIILVMFLGVFIAGWIMLRMERKRDLEMQQVVTETLEAEAALFDRPPAHVRLEAKP, from the coding sequence ATGCACAGTCGCTTAACGTGGTTATTATTAACTTTTGGTTATTTATTTCTTTATGTACCTATTATTATTTTGGTGATTTATTCGTTTAATGAATCCCGATTGGTGACCGTTTGGTCTGGTTTTTCAACGCAATGGTATCGTGCTTTGTGGGAAGATCAGCAATTATTGGCTGCGGTATGGATGAGTTTACGTATTGCGTTTTTGACCGCGACGGCGGCAGTGGGTTTAGGGACGGCAGCGGCGATGATGATTACACGCTTTGGTCATTTCCCCGGTTACACGCCATTTGCGGCGATGATTACCGCGCCATTGGTCATGCCTGAAGTAATTACGGGGATTTCCTTATTGCTGCTATTTGTCGCACTGGAGCAAGCCATTGGTTTTCCACAAGGTCGGGGCATGTTGACCATTTGGATTGCGCATGTGACTTTTTGTACGGCGTATGTCACTGTGGTGATCAGCTCTCGTTTACGCGAATTAGACCCCGCTTTGGAAGAAGCCGCGATGGATTTGGGCGCGACTCCGTGGAAAGTCTTTTTTCTCATTACCTTACCGATCATTGCGCCGGCTTTATTGTCGGGGTGGTTGTTGGCTTTTACGTTGTCGTTAGATGATTTGGTGGTGGCGAGTTTCGTTTCTGGTCCTGGTTCTACGACTTTACCGATGGTGGTTTATTCCAGCGTGAGATTGGGAGTTAGTCCTAAAATCAATGCGTTGGCGAGTATTATTATTTTAGTGATGTTTTTGGGCGTATTTATCGCGGGTTGGATCATGTTGCGTATGGAACGTAAACGCGATTTGGAAATGCAGCAAGTCGTCACTGAAACCTTAGAAGCCGAAGCCGCTTTGTTTGACCGTCCGCCCGCTCATGTACGATTGGAAGCGAAACCGTAA
- the purU gene encoding formyltetrahydrofolate deformylase, with translation MRHTYRLNIACPDRVGIVAAVSQFLAHHGGWIVEANHHSDPATNWFFMRQEITAESVTVSLAELRQKFAPLAEEFQMQWRLVDAAVKKRVILMVSREAHCLTNLLYRWRSGEMYFDLACVISNHNDLRSYVEWHKVPYYHVSVNPENKTMAFAEVKRLFQDYNADTIVLARYMQILPPDICQEFSGRIINIHHSFLPSFIGAKPYHQAAARGVKLIGATCHYVTEELDAGPIIEQDVVRISHSHSIDDMIRLGADVETLVLARGLRYHLEDRVLVHGHKTIVFAQ, from the coding sequence GTGAGACATACGTATCGTTTAAATATTGCTTGTCCCGACCGCGTGGGTATTGTGGCTGCGGTCAGCCAGTTTTTAGCCCATCATGGGGGTTGGATTGTGGAGGCTAATCACCACTCTGATCCAGCGACGAATTGGTTTTTTATGCGGCAAGAAATTACGGCCGAATCGGTCACGGTAAGTTTAGCCGAATTGCGGCAAAAATTTGCGCCATTAGCCGAAGAATTCCAAATGCAATGGAGATTGGTTGATGCAGCGGTTAAAAAGCGTGTTATTCTCATGGTCAGCCGAGAAGCGCATTGTTTAACTAATTTACTATATCGCTGGCGTAGCGGTGAAATGTACTTTGATTTGGCTTGTGTCATTTCTAATCACAATGATTTAAGAAGTTATGTTGAATGGCATAAAGTTCCTTATTACCATGTTTCCGTGAATCCTGAAAATAAAACAATGGCTTTTGCCGAAGTGAAACGTTTATTTCAAGATTATAATGCAGATACTATTGTATTAGCGCGTTATATGCAAATTTTACCCCCTGATATTTGTCAAGAATTCTCAGGGCGAATTATTAATATTCATCACAGTTTTTTACCTTCTTTTATTGGTGCGAAACCTTATCATCAAGCGGCGGCACGTGGCGTTAAATTAATTGGCGCGACCTGCCACTATGTGACTGAAGAATTGGACGCAGGCCCCATTATTGAACAAGACGTGGTGCGCATTAGCCACAGCCACAGCATTGATGACATGATTCGTTTGGGTGCGGATGTTGAAACGTTGGTATTAGCGCGTGGACTTCGTTATCATTTAGAAGATAGAGTGTTGGTGCATGGGCATAAAACCATTGTATTTGCCCAATAA
- a CDS encoding ABC transporter permease subunit → MNKLAQWRELLTFHRFWVMIIPYSWFILFFVIPFFIVLKISFSEATIAVPPYEPLLVTENDKIQLTLNLGNYHFLFTDALYINAYLNSLQIAFFSTLLCLLIGYPMAYAIAHTTPSVRNILLLLIILPSWTSFLIRVYAWIGILKNNGLLNNLLLGLGIIDEPIQLLYNNFAIYVGIVYAYLPFMVLPLYTNLVKHDPSLLEAAADLGARPLKAFFSVTLPLSKAGIIAGSMLVFIPVMGEFVIPELLGGPDNLMIGKILWQEFFNNRDWPIASAVTVLMLLILLIPIIIFHRSQLKQMEK, encoded by the coding sequence ATGAACAAATTAGCACAATGGCGAGAATTACTCACCTTTCACCGATTTTGGGTGATGATTATTCCTTATTCGTGGTTTATTTTATTTTTCGTAATTCCGTTTTTTATCGTTTTAAAAATCAGTTTTAGTGAAGCCACCATTGCGGTGCCACCTTATGAGCCTTTATTGGTCACTGAAAACGATAAAATTCAACTGACTTTGAATTTAGGCAATTATCATTTTTTATTCACTGATGCGCTTTATATTAATGCCTATTTAAATTCACTGCAAATTGCATTTTTCTCGACCTTATTGTGTTTGCTGATTGGTTATCCTATGGCTTATGCCATTGCACATACTACACCTTCGGTGCGCAATATTTTATTGCTGTTGATTATTTTACCGTCTTGGACTTCGTTTTTAATTCGCGTTTATGCGTGGATTGGTATTTTAAAAAATAATGGCTTGCTGAATAATTTATTGTTGGGTTTGGGAATTATTGATGAACCCATACAACTATTGTACAACAATTTTGCCATCTACGTGGGTATTGTGTATGCTTATTTGCCATTTATGGTGTTGCCTTTGTATACCAATTTGGTCAAACATGATCCCAGTTTGTTGGAAGCGGCGGCCGATTTGGGCGCACGTCCATTAAAAGCCTTTTTTAGCGTGACATTACCCTTGTCAAAAGCGGGCATTATTGCAGGTTCAATGCTGGTGTTTATTCCTGTGATGGGGGAATTTGTGATTCCTGAATTATTGGGTGGCCCTGATAATTTAATGATTGGTAAGATTTTGTGGCAAGAATTCTTTAATAATCGAGATTGGCCGATTGCCTCAGCAGTGACTGTATTAATGCTGTTGATCTTGCTGATTCCCATTATTATCTTCCATCGTTCGCAATTAAAGCAAATGGAAAAATAG
- the zapE gene encoding cell division protein ZapE produces MTPLQRYQADLQRSDFSADPAQEQAVRHTQRLFEALAMPQNSVPPPRLLTRLRGRLQRRGDADAVNKIQGLYFWGGVGRGKTYLVDNFYDCLPFAEKQRIHFHRFMQYVHHELRQLKNVQNPLKIISQQWAKKCRIICLDEFHVSDITDAMLLGNLLQALFEQNVTLVATSNVAPDNLYKNGLQRERFLPAIALIKQHTMVVNVDNGVDYRLRALEQAEIYHYPLDNAAQMNMEQAFYHLSPDHGEIGQMLEINGRLLRTVKLGDGIIWFDFTALCDIPRAVPDYIELAQCYNTVLLSNVPQMDEKQDDRALRFINLVDEFYDRNVKLIISAQTPAHELYTGKKQAFQFQRTLSRLQEMQSHDYLKRPHLP; encoded by the coding sequence ATGACTCCTCTGCAACGTTACCAAGCCGACTTACAGCGTTCTGATTTTTCGGCCGATCCGGCGCAAGAACAAGCGGTTCGTCACACACAACGCCTGTTTGAAGCCCTGGCCATGCCCCAAAATTCTGTACCACCGCCGCGCTTACTGACTCGTTTACGCGGTCGTTTACAACGGCGTGGCGACGCTGATGCGGTTAATAAAATACAAGGCTTGTATTTTTGGGGTGGCGTGGGACGCGGTAAGACATATTTAGTGGATAATTTTTATGATTGCTTGCCTTTTGCAGAAAAACAACGGATACATTTTCACCGTTTTATGCAATACGTACATCATGAATTGCGCCAATTAAAAAATGTGCAGAATCCCTTAAAAATTATTTCGCAACAATGGGCAAAAAAATGTCGCATTATTTGTTTAGATGAATTTCATGTGAGCGACATTACTGATGCCATGTTATTGGGAAATTTATTACAGGCTTTATTTGAACAAAATGTGACTTTAGTGGCCACTTCTAATGTTGCGCCTGATAATTTATATAAAAATGGGCTGCAACGGGAGCGATTTTTACCCGCGATAGCCCTGATTAAACAACATACTATGGTGGTTAATGTTGACAATGGGGTGGATTATCGTTTGCGGGCTTTGGAACAAGCAGAAATTTACCATTATCCTTTAGATAATGCCGCACAAATGAATATGGAACAAGCCTTTTATCATTTGTCCCCTGATCACGGTGAAATCGGACAAATGTTAGAGATTAATGGACGCTTATTGCGTACAGTAAAGTTAGGCGATGGGATTATTTGGTTTGATTTTACGGCGTTGTGTGATATTCCGCGAGCTGTTCCAGACTACATCGAATTGGCACAATGCTATAATACTGTTTTACTCAGTAATGTGCCACAAATGGACGAGAAACAAGATGATAGAGCATTACGTTTTATTAATCTGGTGGATGAATTTTATGATCGCAATGTCAAATTAATTATTTCAGCACAAACACCCGCCCATGAATTATACACGGGAAAAAAACAAGCGTTTCAATTTCAACGCACATTAAGCCGTTTACAAGAAATGCAATCGCATGACTATTTAAAACGGCCGCATTTACCCTAA
- a CDS encoding acetyl-CoA carboxylase carboxyltransferase subunit alpha, with protein MNLNFLDFEQPIAELEAKIEELRYVSNANINISNELAQLRLKSEELTRSIFSSLSAWQISQLARHPQRPYLLDYIERIFTEFEELHGDRAFGDDRAMMGGLARFEGQPVMVIGQQKGRDTKEKLVRNFGMPKPEGYRKALRLMKLAERFHVPVLTFIDTPGAYPGVDAEERGQSEAIARNLYEMASLKTPIITTIIGEGGSGGALAIGMGDRIMMLEYSTYSVISPEGCASILWKSASKAPEAAEAMNMTSQRLKELDLIDMIVPEPLGGAHRNVDLMSNHLSNMLREALNELKTRPIHELLEQRYQRFMRFGQFEES; from the coding sequence ATGAATCTTAATTTTTTAGATTTTGAACAGCCTATTGCTGAATTAGAAGCGAAAATTGAAGAGTTGCGTTATGTCAGTAATGCCAATATTAATATTAGCAATGAATTGGCACAATTGCGTCTTAAAAGTGAAGAATTAACGCGCAGTATTTTTAGCTCGTTATCAGCGTGGCAAATTTCTCAATTAGCACGCCATCCGCAACGCCCTTATTTATTAGATTATATTGAGCGTATTTTTACGGAATTTGAAGAGTTGCATGGCGACCGTGCTTTCGGTGATGATCGGGCGATGATGGGGGGATTGGCGCGTTTTGAAGGTCAACCAGTGATGGTGATTGGCCAGCAAAAAGGACGTGATACTAAAGAGAAATTGGTGCGTAATTTCGGAATGCCCAAACCAGAAGGCTATCGTAAAGCCTTGCGTTTAATGAAATTGGCTGAACGTTTCCATGTTCCTGTGTTGACGTTTATCGACACGCCCGGTGCCTATCCCGGCGTGGATGCCGAAGAACGCGGACAAAGTGAGGCGATTGCGCGTAATTTATACGAAATGGCCAGCCTGAAAACGCCCATTATCACAACGATTATCGGCGAAGGCGGATCGGGTGGCGCGTTGGCGATTGGCATGGGTGATCGGATAATGATGCTTGAATACAGCACTTATTCGGTGATTTCGCCAGAGGGTTGCGCGTCTATTTTGTGGAAAAGTGCCAGTAAAGCACCAGAAGCGGCCGAAGCCATGAATATGACTTCACAACGGTTAAAAGAATTGGATTTAATTGACATGATTGTGCCAGAACCGTTGGGCGGAGCGCATCGTAATGTGGATTTAATGTCCAACCATTTAAGCAATATGTTACGCGAAGCCTTAAACGAATTAAAAACTCGCCCTATTCATGAGTTATTAGAACAACGTTATCAGCGTTTTATGCGTTTTGGGCAATTTGAAGAAAGTTAG
- a CDS encoding efflux RND transporter permease subunit, whose amino-acid sequence MNLFNSTHQDLPSLSIRRPILIIVINLLIVLAGIAAILNVEVRELPNVDRPIITVRANYPGASPETMDAEVTSLLEGAVARVSGVKSIRPSSEENNMRMQIEFSPSVDLDQAAADVREAISRVQRRLPEDVEQLTVIKADADANPIIRLAASSTQFNDSELTRFLEQSVVPDLISVMGVADVTLFGTRQQLLRVAIDPIRLNSFGLSISDVINVLKTAPLDVPAGSFRSNDQELLVRADASAISEIDIAHLQINHDVKIGDIARVIFAPADATSYVRFNGDNVIGLGIIRQAHSNTILISNEVQKVVDKLNQRFDHLTLSITSDEAKFIRDSVREVLMTLLLSVLIVILTLWLFMGRFTVTLIPSITIPIALIGTIAAIWLFGFSLNILTLLALVLATGLVVDDAIVVLENIQRHRAQGLGTRAAAVLATRQVFFAVVATTAVLISVFIPIAFLPSTAGRLFREFGLVLAVAVGLSSFVALSLVPALAARLPKEPDQHYKGRLLLIFLGEKLALFYQWTLKFILSAWWLAIILALLAVWGAWQLSGQLKQELLPSEDRGILYVSATGPDGVGLGYTERQVDYIEAVLQPLLDSGEISALFTIVGRFDLNRAHITAPLADWELRGRSQQDMINTLRPILLQIPGARIGVFGTNSLNLRGTGGGIEMALLGNNYPYLYEVTKQFTQTIESELPYLSQPDISYQPTQPQLSIKINRQRAEDLGIHLNELSTTLRSMISGYNLLDLNVGDQAIPLFIESMTGRIRDPSDLMNLQLKNKNDQLIPLSSLIELVEEGIAAELDRHAQRRAIEVSLELAPTHAMQTAINDLQQLAAKTLPDDVSLIFLGEAATLEETSYEIFITYGIALLVVFLVLAAQFENITSAIIVSLTIPFGVAAAIYALFLTDTSINIYSQIGLVMLIGLMAKNGILLVEFADQLRDRGETVYQAVMTSARVRLRPIVMTLLSTVIGGLPLILSTGAGAEARMAMGWVIFGGLGLAAVFTLYLTPVFYLGLARLSPPRATEMQRLTDELIAAELNQKKMDE is encoded by the coding sequence ATGAACTTATTTAATTCTACTCATCAAGATTTACCCTCATTAAGTATTCGTCGCCCAATTCTTATTATCGTTATTAATTTGCTGATTGTTTTGGCAGGAATTGCTGCTATTTTAAATGTAGAAGTACGGGAATTACCGAATGTGGATCGCCCGATTATTACCGTGCGTGCAAATTATCCGGGGGCTTCGCCAGAAACAATGGATGCAGAAGTCACGAGTTTATTAGAAGGCGCGGTGGCGCGGGTGTCTGGGGTTAAATCGATTCGCCCGTCTAGCGAAGAAAATAACATGCGAATGCAAATTGAATTTTCTCCGTCGGTGGATTTAGATCAAGCGGCTGCGGACGTGCGTGAGGCGATCAGTCGGGTGCAGCGGCGTTTGCCAGAGGATGTGGAGCAATTAACTGTCATTAAGGCGGATGCGGATGCCAATCCTATTATTCGTTTAGCGGCTTCTAGCACGCAATTTAATGACAGTGAATTAACTCGTTTTTTAGAACAAAGTGTGGTGCCAGATTTAATTTCTGTTATGGGCGTGGCTGATGTGACTTTATTTGGTACACGTCAGCAACTTTTACGGGTAGCAATTGATCCCATTCGTTTAAATAGTTTTGGTCTCTCTATTTCCGATGTGATTAATGTATTAAAAACAGCACCATTAGATGTTCCAGCGGGCAGTTTTCGTTCTAATGATCAAGAATTATTAGTGCGTGCAGATGCGTCAGCCATTAGCGAAATAGATATTGCTCATTTACAGATTAATCACGATGTAAAAATAGGCGATATTGCGCGGGTTATTTTTGCGCCTGCGGATGCGACTTCTTATGTGCGTTTTAATGGAGATAATGTGATTGGTTTAGGGATTATTCGCCAAGCCCATTCTAATACCATTTTGATTTCTAATGAAGTGCAAAAAGTGGTTGACAAATTAAATCAACGTTTCGATCATTTAACATTGAGCATAACTTCTGATGAAGCCAAATTTATTCGTGATTCGGTGCGCGAAGTTTTAATGACTTTATTGTTAAGTGTTTTAATTGTGATTTTAACCCTATGGTTATTTATGGGGCGTTTTACTGTTACCTTGATTCCAAGTATCACCATTCCTATTGCATTAATTGGCACTATTGCGGCGATTTGGTTATTTGGATTTTCGCTGAATATTTTAACGTTATTAGCTCTGGTATTAGCGACAGGATTAGTGGTGGACGATGCCATTGTGGTATTAGAAAATATTCAACGCCATCGCGCTCAGGGTTTAGGTACGCGAGCGGCGGCGGTTTTAGCCACGCGCCAAGTTTTTTTTGCCGTTGTTGCCACCACGGCGGTCTTAATTTCCGTTTTTATTCCTATCGCTTTTTTGCCCAGTACCGCAGGGCGATTATTTCGAGAATTTGGCTTAGTATTAGCGGTGGCGGTGGGGTTATCTTCATTTGTGGCCTTATCTTTAGTTCCTGCTTTAGCGGCGCGTTTACCTAAAGAACCTGATCAACATTATAAAGGACGTTTATTATTAATTTTTTTAGGAGAAAAATTAGCCTTATTTTATCAATGGACATTAAAGTTTATTTTATCCGCTTGGTGGTTAGCGATAATTTTGGCTTTATTAGCGGTTTGGGGGGCGTGGCAATTATCAGGACAATTAAAACAAGAATTATTACCCAGCGAAGATCGCGGCATTCTTTACGTCTCCGCCACGGGGCCAGATGGCGTGGGCTTAGGCTATACCGAACGCCAAGTGGATTATATTGAAGCGGTATTGCAACCTTTATTAGATTCGGGAGAAATAAGCGCGTTATTTACCATTGTGGGGCGTTTTGATTTAAATCGAGCGCACATTACTGCGCCTTTAGCCGATTGGGAATTGCGCGGCCGTTCTCAACAAGACATGATTAATACATTACGCCCTATATTATTGCAAATTCCAGGAGCAAGAATAGGTGTTTTTGGCACGAATAGCTTAAATTTACGCGGCACAGGCGGCGGAATTGAAATGGCTTTATTAGGCAATAATTACCCTTATTTATATGAAGTCACTAAGCAATTTACTCAGACCATCGAAAGCGAATTGCCTTATTTATCACAACCCGATATTTCTTACCAACCCACACAACCACAATTATCAATTAAAATTAATCGCCAACGGGCTGAAGATTTAGGCATTCATTTAAATGAATTATCCACCACTTTACGGTCTATGATTAGTGGCTATAATTTGTTAGATTTAAATGTAGGGGATCAGGCGATTCCTTTATTTATTGAATCGATGACTGGACGCATTCGTGATCCCAGTGATTTAATGAATTTACAGCTTAAAAATAAAAATGATCAATTGATTCCTTTATCCAGTTTAATTGAATTGGTAGAAGAAGGCATTGCGGCGGAATTAGATCGACATGCACAACGACGTGCTATTGAAGTGAGCTTGGAATTAGCCCCAACTCATGCCATGCAAACCGCTATTAATGATTTACAACAATTAGCGGCTAAAACATTACCTGATGATGTCAGTTTAATTTTCTTAGGCGAAGCGGCGACTTTAGAAGAAACTTCTTATGAGATTTTTATTACTTATGGCATTGCGTTATTAGTGGTTTTTTTAGTGTTAGCGGCGCAATTTGAAAATATCACCAGTGCGATTATTGTCAGTTTAACAATTCCTTTTGGTGTGGCGGCGGCGATTTATGCGTTATTTTTAACGGACACTTCGATTAATATTTATTCGCAAATTGGTCTGGTGATGCTCATTGGATTAATGGCTAAAAATGGTATTTTATTGGTAGAATTTGCCGATCAATTACGGGATCGCGGAGAAACGGTTTATCAAGCCGTGATGACATCAGCGCGGGTGCGTTTACGTCCCATTGTGATGACGTTATTATCCACCGTGATTGGGGGTTTGCCTTTGATTTTAAGCACGGGAGCGGGTGCAGAAGCGCGTATGGCAATGGGTTGGGTGATTTTTGGTGGATTGGGATTGGCGGCTGTTTTTACGCTGTATTTAACGCCTGTTTTTTACTTAGGATTGGCGCGTTTAAGCCCGCCCAGAGCCACAGAAATGCAACGTCTAACTGATGAATTAATCGCAGCGGAATTGAATCAGAAAAAAATGGATGAGTAA
- a CDS encoding ABC transporter ATP-binding protein has protein sequence MPEPSYNPTKPPTTDAKHYIEIEKVTKTFDRFLAVDNVSLVIPKGEIFALLGSSGSGKSTLLRMLAGFEKPSEGQIIIDGQDMSAIPPYERPVNMMFQSYALFPHLTVTQNVAFGLKQDKLPKDEIEQRVKELLELVHMSPYAKRKPHQLSGGQRQRVALARSLAKRPKLLLLDEPMGALDKKLRTRMQLEVVNILESVGVTCVMVTHDQEEAMTMAHRIGIMDRGRLLQTGTPSEIYETPNSRFTAEFIGSINIFDAEITEDEIDHAVLNVNELGCPIALDRAVNGQIGMQVWVGLRPEKILISKKAPADMINTTQGIVADIAYLGSHSTYHVKLASGRRVLITRPNLKRFVEDEEDITWDDAVYLRWSCSSVMVLSI, from the coding sequence ATGCCTGAACCTAGCTATAATCCAACCAAGCCTCCCACTACGGACGCAAAACATTATATTGAAATTGAAAAAGTCACTAAAACATTTGACCGTTTCTTAGCGGTAGATAATGTGAGTTTAGTGATTCCTAAAGGGGAAATTTTCGCCTTATTAGGCAGTTCAGGCAGTGGTAAATCCACCCTATTACGTATGTTGGCGGGATTTGAAAAACCCTCAGAAGGGCAAATTATTATTGATGGCCAAGATATGTCGGCGATTCCCCCGTATGAACGCCCTGTCAATATGATGTTTCAATCTTACGCACTTTTTCCCCATTTAACGGTGACGCAAAATGTGGCTTTTGGTTTGAAACAAGATAAATTACCCAAAGATGAAATTGAACAGCGGGTAAAAGAATTATTAGAATTAGTTCACATGAGTCCTTATGCCAAACGCAAACCGCATCAATTATCTGGCGGACAACGGCAACGAGTGGCATTAGCACGCAGTTTGGCAAAACGACCTAAATTATTGCTATTAGATGAGCCAATGGGGGCTTTAGATAAGAAATTGCGCACGCGAATGCAATTGGAAGTGGTGAATATTTTAGAAAGCGTAGGAGTCACTTGCGTGATGGTGACGCATGATCAGGAAGAAGCCATGACCATGGCGCACCGCATTGGCATTATGGATCGCGGGCGTTTGTTGCAAACAGGTACGCCTTCGGAAATTTATGAAACGCCAAATAGTCGCTTTACCGCAGAATTTATTGGCTCCATTAATATTTTTGACGCAGAAATTACTGAAGATGAAATTGATCACGCGGTATTAAATGTCAATGAATTGGGTTGTCCGATTGCATTGGATCGGGCGGTGAATGGACAAATTGGAATGCAAGTTTGGGTGGGATTGCGCCCTGAGAAAATTTTAATTAGTAAAAAAGCTCCCGCCGATATGATCAATACCACACAAGGTATTGTCGCTGATATTGCTTATTTGGGGAGTCATTCAACTTATCATGTTAAGTTGGCTTCGGGACGGAGAGTGTTAATTACTCGCCCTAATTTAAAACGATTTGTGGAAGATGAAGAAGACATTACTTGGGATGATGCAGTATATTTGCGTTGGTCTTGCTCTAGCGTGATGGTGTTGTCAATATGA